In the Desulfuromonas sp. DDH964 genome, CGACGGCCAGCGTATTTATGTGCTGACGACAACCGGACAGGTGCAGCTTTACTCTGCCGACGGGCAGATTCAGGGGCGCTTTGAGGTCGGTCCGGAGGTGACCGGGATCACTCCCCAAGGGGCCGAGCGGTTGATTCTGCAGTCGGCGGAGCGGCAAGAGATGACTCTGCTGGCGCTGCAGCCGGTAGTGTCGCTCAAGACCGCCGGCGCACCTTCGCTGGGCGCCCCGGACGCCCCGGTAGAGATGGTTATTTTTGACGATTTTGAATGTCCCTACTGCGCGAAGGCAGTCCCCCTGCTCAAACAGGTCCTGGAGGCTTATCCCGGCAAGGTCAAGCTGGTGTTTAAGAATTTCCCCCTGAAGATGCACAAAAATGCCCGTGCGGCCGCCGCAGCGGCGCTTGCCGCAGAGCGACAGGGGAAATTCTGGCCACTGCACGATCTGCTGTTTGAAAATTACAACAAGCTGAATTCGCAAAAAATCCGCGAACTCGCTGAGCAGGCCGGTCTCGACTTGGCGCGGTTTGATCAGGACCGGAACGATCCGGCTCTGCAGCAGGTGATCAATGCGGACATGCAGGAAGGTAAGAAGGTTGGTGTGCGCGGAACCCCGACGGTCTTTATCAACGGGCGCCGTCTGCAGAATCGCAGCATGGCCGGCTTTAAACAGATGATCGACGCGGAACTGGCCAGACAGCAGACAGCAAAGAAGCAAACTACCAGGGGATGAGTCAGTTTGCCGGCGCCGTTAGATTCCAGCTGCGCAACGCTAGCCGTCGGTGTTGAACTCCGTACTGCCGAGCTGTTGCAGAATACCGCACTGCTCGGCGGTACGGGTGCCGCTGCAACGCAGGCTGAGAGAATGGAGCTGATCCCGCAGCTGTTCGAGCTCCGCGATCCGCACGTCGACCTGGCGGATATGGTCATCAAGGAGTGCGCTGACGGCGGAACAATCGTCCAGCGGAGTGTCGCGGATCTGCAGCAGCCGTCTGACCTCCTCCAGCGTCATATCGAGCGAACGGCAGCGGCGGATAAAAAGCAGGCGCTCGACATGCATTTTGCCGTACAGGCGGTAGTTGCCGGTACTGCGCGGAGGCGGCGGCAATATTCCCGCCATTTCGTAGAAGCGGATCGTTTCCACCCGACAATCGGTTCGCCTGGCCAGTTCGCCAATTTTCATTTCCGGTTTCACGGGGCAAAGCTCCTTTCGGACTCAATCGGACTTGACCCTATAGTAACTTCAGGGTGCTTAATAAACAAGTCGAGCAGAAGAAAACGACTCAAAAGGAGTTGCCGATGAGTGGATGCACATCCAATGGCTGCGGCTGTCCGAGCGCTTCAATGCCCTCCTCCGAACCGCCGAGCACGGGCGAAAACCGCGTGGTTTACCAGATCAAGAATATGGACTGCCCCACCGAGGAGGCGCTGATCCGCGACAAACTTGGCCGACTGCCCGGGGTGGCGGAGCTGGAATTCAACCTGGTGCAGCGCACCCTCGCCGTGACCCACCGGCTGCCGTCGCCGGAGCCGCTGGAGAAGGCGCTGGCCGCCATCGGCATGCAGGCGGTCCGCGACACCCTGTCTCCGGCGGGACAGACCACGGTGCTGGGCATCGCCAAGATGGATTGTCCCACCGAGGAGGGCCTCATTCGCGGCAATCTGACCGGGATGCCCGGCGTCGCGGGGCTCGATTTCAATCTGGTCCAGCGCACCCTGACGCTGCAACATGCGCCCGAGGCGCTGCCCTCGATACTGGCGGCGCTGAAGTCGCTCGGCCTTGAAGCGCAGGTCCAGGGCGGGGCGGTGGCCGGGGAGGTTTCGGCGCCGGCCGAACCGGCCAAAACTAACTGGTGGCCGATGCTCGTCTCGGGCGTTTCGGCCACCGCCTCCGAGGTGGTGTACTGGTGGAACGGCGGCTTCCATTGGACGGTGGCCGCGCTGGCGCTGCTGGCGATTTTCAGCGGC is a window encoding:
- a CDS encoding thioredoxin domain-containing protein is translated as MKKSLLTILTLLLSATSLLADSVDVRLLRSVSLGETPRQVVASADGQRIYVLTTTGQVQLYSADGQIQGRFEVGPEVTGITPQGAERLILQSAERQEMTLLALQPVVSLKTAGAPSLGAPDAPVEMVIFDDFECPYCAKAVPLLKQVLEAYPGKVKLVFKNFPLKMHKNARAAAAAALAAERQGKFWPLHDLLFENYNKLNSQKIRELAEQAGLDLARFDQDRNDPALQQVINADMQEGKKVGVRGTPTVFINGRRLQNRSMAGFKQMIDAELARQQTAKKQTTRG
- the cadR gene encoding Cd(II)/Pb(II)-responsive transcriptional regulator; amino-acid sequence: MKIGELARRTDCRVETIRFYEMAGILPPPPRSTGNYRLYGKMHVERLLFIRRCRSLDMTLEEVRRLLQIRDTPLDDCSAVSALLDDHIRQVDVRIAELEQLRDQLHSLSLRCSGTRTAEQCGILQQLGSTEFNTDG